From a region of the Jatrophihabitans endophyticus genome:
- a CDS encoding GMC family oxidoreductase, with protein MTGAGTLVADYVVVGAGSAGCVLASRLSAVPDTSVVLVEAGDADRRAELSVPAAYPRLFGTSADWGFETVAQPGLGGRRVAWPRGRVLGGSSALNAQIWTRGHPADFDAWAAAGCSGWAWADVLPYFCRAEQLTGAVATAPAERPSPRVDRPGALGRHGSVRLTGLRDPSPATAAFLAACAQAGLPRLAAEGDGRDEGYAPVLVTQHHGRRWSAVDAYLRPAAGRDSLTVLTGARLRAITFDAAAATGVEVVTAAGVVHVAARREVLLAAGAIGSPWALLDAGIGDAAALRAAGRPVRVHRPEVGRNLADHLYVPVSATSPHALSPGVGDQRAGAAEYLARRRGPLTSNLAEALAFVRTDPALVAPDIELLWLVVPRLDQPSRHGVTVASVLLQPASRGRVALDPAAPDAAPVIDAGYLTDPDGADLTTLLRGVARARQVLTRPALAAWCDPDLAGGDVALCRGSAQTLYHPVGTCRMGADADAVLDPQLRVRGVERLRVVDASAMPTITRAHTQAPTVMLAERAADLVVADSPARRERAPAGVPG; from the coding sequence ATGACCGGTGCCGGCACGCTCGTCGCCGACTACGTCGTCGTGGGCGCCGGGTCCGCCGGCTGCGTCCTCGCGTCGCGGCTGAGTGCGGTTCCGGACACGAGCGTCGTCCTCGTCGAGGCGGGGGACGCCGACCGTCGTGCCGAGCTGAGCGTGCCGGCGGCCTACCCCCGGCTGTTCGGCACGTCGGCCGACTGGGGGTTCGAGACCGTCGCGCAACCGGGTCTGGGCGGCCGGCGCGTGGCCTGGCCGCGCGGCCGGGTGCTCGGGGGGAGCTCGGCCCTGAACGCGCAGATCTGGACGCGGGGACATCCGGCCGACTTCGACGCGTGGGCCGCGGCCGGCTGCAGTGGATGGGCGTGGGCCGACGTCCTGCCCTACTTTTGCCGGGCCGAGCAGCTGACCGGTGCAGTGGCGACGGCGCCGGCCGAGCGGCCGTCACCCCGCGTAGACCGTCCCGGCGCGCTCGGCCGGCACGGCTCGGTGCGCCTCACCGGCCTGCGCGACCCCAGCCCCGCCACCGCGGCGTTCCTCGCCGCGTGCGCGCAGGCGGGCCTGCCCCGGCTCGCCGCCGAGGGGGACGGACGGGACGAGGGGTACGCGCCGGTCCTCGTGACGCAGCACCACGGCCGCCGGTGGAGCGCGGTCGACGCCTACCTGCGTCCGGCTGCCGGACGCGACTCGTTGACGGTGCTGACCGGGGCGCGGCTGCGCGCGATCACCTTCGACGCCGCCGCCGCCACCGGCGTCGAGGTCGTGACCGCGGCCGGGGTCGTGCACGTCGCGGCCCGGCGGGAGGTGCTCCTGGCGGCGGGCGCGATCGGCAGCCCCTGGGCCCTGCTCGACGCCGGCATCGGCGACGCCGCGGCGCTGCGGGCCGCCGGCCGGCCGGTGCGGGTGCACCGCCCGGAGGTCGGCCGCAACCTCGCCGACCACCTCTACGTCCCGGTCTCGGCCACCTCACCGCACGCGCTGTCGCCCGGGGTCGGCGACCAGCGGGCGGGCGCCGCCGAGTACCTCGCCCGCCGGCGCGGGCCGCTCACCTCGAACCTGGCCGAGGCGCTCGCGTTCGTCCGCACCGACCCCGCCCTGGTCGCACCGGACATCGAGCTGCTCTGGCTCGTCGTGCCCCGGTTGGACCAGCCGTCGCGCCACGGCGTGACCGTGGCGAGCGTGCTGCTGCAACCGGCCAGTCGCGGTCGGGTCGCGCTCGACCCGGCCGCTCCCGACGCCGCGCCGGTGATCGACGCCGGCTACCTCACCGATCCGGACGGCGCGGACCTGACGACGCTGCTGCGCGGGGTCGCCCGGGCCCGGCAGGTGCTGACACGCCCCGCGCTCGCGGCGTGGTGCGACCCCGACCTGGCCGGCGGCGACGTCGCCCTGTGCCGTGGGTCGGCACAGACCCTGTACCACCCGGTCGGCACGTGCCGCATGGGCGCCGACGCCGACGCGGTGCTCGACCCGCAGCTGCGGGTGCGCGGGGTCGAGCGGCTCCGCGTCGTCGACGCCAGTGCGATGCCGACGATCACGCGGGCGCACACGCAGGCACCGACGGTGATGCTCGCCGAGCGGGCCGCCGACCTCGTCGTCGCCGACTCGCCCGCGCGCCGCGAGCGGGCGCCCGCCGGCGTCCCCGGTTGA
- a CDS encoding aspartate aminotransferase family protein: MTATTAPTDPAAERADVLADYRRHVGAGAAALAEALALPVEARSEGAYLWDTAGRRYLQCGGYGVFILGHRPAPVVAALHRQLDRHPMSGRLLLSAELAEAAAALVAVTPDGLERVYFGCTGAEAVETALKLARANGRRRIVAMTGGFHGKTLGALSVTDRMSFRVPFKPLLPDVERVPYGDVDALRATLRDGPPACVIVEPVQGEGGVRIPPDGYLAATRDVTAEHGALLVVDEIQTGLGRLGRWWGWPDDAGTPDLLLVGKALGGGCVPVSAVLSTAEVFRPLDRNPRLHTSTFSGYPLGMAAVTATLRHLQAAAIPDRAASLGRALLAGVREAAMRAAEGVVRDVRGRGLLVGVELARPEQAAAFTAALVGNGVLPTSSLGADTVVRLCPPAVLDDADLDTLIRACAAAFAALRPGDGRTGPASGDS; the protein is encoded by the coding sequence ATGACAGCAACGACAGCACCCACGGACCCCGCCGCGGAACGGGCCGACGTGCTCGCGGACTACCGGCGCCACGTCGGCGCCGGTGCCGCCGCACTCGCCGAGGCCCTGGCGCTGCCCGTCGAGGCGCGCAGCGAGGGCGCCTACCTCTGGGACACGGCCGGCCGGCGCTACCTGCAGTGCGGCGGGTATGGCGTGTTCATCCTCGGCCACCGTCCCGCGCCGGTCGTCGCGGCGCTGCACCGCCAGCTCGACCGGCATCCGATGAGCGGCCGGCTGCTGCTCTCGGCCGAACTGGCCGAGGCCGCCGCTGCGCTCGTCGCGGTGACACCGGACGGCCTCGAACGGGTCTACTTCGGCTGCACCGGCGCCGAGGCGGTCGAGACGGCGCTCAAGCTGGCCCGCGCCAACGGCCGCCGGCGCATCGTGGCGATGACCGGTGGGTTCCACGGCAAGACGCTCGGGGCGCTGAGCGTCACCGACCGGATGTCGTTCCGCGTGCCGTTCAAACCGCTGCTGCCCGACGTCGAACGGGTGCCGTACGGCGACGTCGACGCGCTGCGTGCCACGCTGCGCGACGGGCCGCCCGCGTGCGTGATCGTCGAGCCGGTGCAGGGCGAGGGTGGGGTCCGCATACCCCCGGACGGGTACCTCGCCGCCACGCGCGACGTGACCGCCGAGCACGGCGCCCTGCTCGTGGTCGACGAGATCCAGACCGGGCTCGGCCGGCTCGGCCGGTGGTGGGGCTGGCCCGACGACGCCGGCACGCCGGACCTGCTGCTCGTCGGCAAGGCGCTGGGCGGTGGCTGCGTGCCCGTCAGCGCGGTGCTGAGCACCGCGGAGGTGTTCCGGCCGCTCGATCGCAATCCCCGGCTGCACACCTCGACGTTCTCGGGCTACCCCCTCGGCATGGCCGCGGTCACCGCCACGCTGCGCCACCTGCAGGCCGCCGCGATCCCCGATCGCGCGGCGTCGCTCGGCCGGGCCCTGCTCGCCGGGGTGCGGGAGGCCGCGATGCGCGCGGCCGAGGGGGTGGTGCGCGACGTCCGCGGCCGCGGGCTGCTCGTCGGCGTCGAGCTCGCGCGTCCCGAGCAGGCGGCCGCGTTCACCGCCGCCCTCGTCGGCAACGGGGTGCTGCCCACGTCCTCGCTCGGCGCCGACACCGTCGTCCGGCTCTGCCCGCCCGCGGTGCTCGACGACGCCGACCTCGACACGCTGATCCGGGCCTGCGCCGCCGCCTTCGCCGCGCTGCGCCCCGGCGACGGTCGCACCGGCCCGGCATCGGGCGATTCCTGA
- a CDS encoding AMP-binding protein: MHLLSWLDEPADDRGVHLYDPDTGWRLRSYAELAAEVHRVAARLRATGARPGDVVSLVLSAPWSFVTAFWGTVAAGMVPSPLASPLTFGGLEHYVPHLAAVFATGEPAVVLTDDALADVVATAVAASRCAPQVTRLESDGAGVGDGAADTRVTPRAPGELALLQFTSGSTGAPKGVRISRAALEANVAAIRGWLGWRDEDVFASWLPLYHDMGLIGGMVTPIASGTELWLLTPDQFVRSPLVWLECFGRHGATLTTSPSFGYGYTARRVRPDDLAGLDFSRWRVAILGAERIDPAAVAAFHRLVGPHGFDPDALVGAYGLAEVTLAASGTPPRSGVRLVRTATTALAVGEPVTIGDVGRLGVDDVHGAGWMTSCGVALDGLAARIVDDDGAELPEGVFGEIELTGDSLADGYLVNGDDGPRAVSFGASGLRTGDSGFVDDGELFVVGRLGESMKVRGASIHAEDVELELAELDGVPRVRSGVAFGFLDGAHVAAVFVEGDEIDPRWVEAATARVRVLTARTAEPVVLRGARGAIARTSSGKPRRRTMWSEFVTADPKWTAAHGRVPQA; this comes from the coding sequence ATGCACCTGCTCTCGTGGCTCGACGAACCGGCGGACGACCGCGGGGTGCACCTGTACGACCCCGACACCGGGTGGCGGCTGCGCAGCTACGCCGAGCTCGCCGCCGAGGTGCATCGGGTGGCGGCCCGGCTGCGGGCGACCGGCGCGCGTCCCGGGGACGTGGTCTCGCTGGTGCTGTCCGCGCCGTGGTCGTTCGTCACCGCGTTCTGGGGCACCGTCGCCGCCGGCATGGTCCCCTCGCCGCTGGCCTCGCCGCTGACCTTCGGCGGCCTCGAGCACTACGTGCCCCACCTCGCGGCCGTCTTCGCCACCGGCGAGCCGGCGGTCGTGCTCACCGACGACGCGCTCGCCGACGTCGTCGCCACCGCCGTGGCCGCGTCGCGGTGCGCCCCGCAGGTGACCCGGCTCGAGTCGGACGGCGCCGGTGTCGGCGACGGCGCCGCCGACACCCGGGTGACGCCCCGCGCGCCCGGCGAGCTCGCGCTGCTGCAGTTCACCTCGGGATCCACGGGCGCGCCCAAGGGCGTGCGCATCAGCCGGGCCGCGCTCGAGGCGAACGTCGCCGCGATCCGTGGATGGCTGGGCTGGCGCGACGAGGACGTGTTCGCCAGCTGGCTGCCGCTCTACCACGACATGGGGCTCATCGGCGGCATGGTCACGCCGATCGCGTCCGGTACCGAGCTGTGGCTGCTCACGCCGGACCAGTTCGTCCGCTCGCCGCTGGTCTGGCTCGAGTGCTTCGGCCGGCACGGGGCGACGCTGACGACGTCGCCGAGCTTCGGCTACGGCTATACGGCCCGGCGGGTGCGGCCCGACGACCTCGCGGGCCTGGACTTCTCCCGATGGCGCGTCGCCATCCTCGGCGCCGAGCGGATCGACCCGGCCGCCGTGGCCGCGTTCCACCGACTCGTCGGCCCGCACGGGTTCGATCCGGACGCGCTGGTCGGGGCCTACGGGTTGGCCGAGGTCACGCTCGCCGCGTCGGGCACGCCGCCGCGGTCCGGCGTACGGCTCGTCCGCACCGCGACGACCGCGTTGGCGGTGGGGGAGCCGGTGACGATCGGCGACGTCGGGCGCCTCGGCGTCGACGACGTGCACGGCGCGGGGTGGATGACCAGCTGCGGTGTGGCGCTCGACGGGCTCGCCGCCCGCATCGTCGACGACGACGGCGCCGAGCTCCCCGAGGGCGTCTTCGGCGAGATCGAGCTGACCGGCGACTCGCTGGCCGACGGTTACCTGGTGAACGGTGACGACGGACCGCGCGCGGTGTCGTTCGGCGCGAGCGGGCTGCGCACCGGCGACTCCGGCTTCGTCGACGACGGCGAGCTGTTCGTGGTGGGGCGGCTGGGCGAGTCCATGAAGGTGCGGGGGGCGAGCATCCACGCCGAGGACGTCGAGCTCGAACTGGCCGAGCTGGACGGGGTGCCGCGCGTCCGGTCGGGGGTGGCGTTCGGCTTCCTCGACGGCGCGCACGTGGCCGCGGTCTTCGTCGAGGGCGACGAGATCGACCCCCGGTGGGTCGAGGCGGCCACGGCCCGGGTCCGGGTGCTGACGGCGCGGACGGCCGAGCCCGTGGTGCTGCGCGGCGCACGCGGGGCGATCGCGCGCACGTCGAGCGGCAAGCCGCGACGCCGCACGATGTGGAGCGAGTTCGTCACCGCCGACCCCAAGTGGACGGCGGCCCACGGGCGGGTGCCGCAGGCCTGA
- a CDS encoding SGNH/GDSL hydrolase family protein has protein sequence MTDLQLSDVQEPEHAEDTDTYCLSDAEADRLLDGAPWTRFAVLGDSLAEGLGEPTPGYRTLTWADRTRDALARQQPQLAYRNLGLRNLVSAEVREQQLGAALDFAPDVVALVCGGNDVFSRSYDPDRVEAEIDGIVAPLRDSGAEVVTYCLMNITKAIPELAGLEAQFATLNAAVRSVADRRGALLVDMWPHPTCRDRDMFSSDMLHSSMRGHAVLGAETIKRLARRLAA, from the coding sequence GTGACCGATCTCCAGCTCTCCGACGTCCAGGAGCCCGAGCACGCCGAGGACACCGACACGTACTGCCTGTCCGACGCCGAGGCGGATCGCCTGCTGGACGGTGCACCGTGGACGCGCTTCGCCGTCCTGGGCGACAGCCTCGCCGAGGGGTTGGGCGAACCCACCCCCGGCTACCGGACGCTCACCTGGGCCGACCGCACGCGAGACGCCCTGGCCCGGCAGCAACCGCAGCTCGCGTACCGCAACCTCGGCCTGCGCAACCTCGTCTCGGCCGAGGTGCGCGAGCAGCAGCTCGGCGCCGCCCTGGACTTCGCCCCCGACGTGGTCGCCCTGGTCTGCGGCGGCAACGACGTGTTCAGCAGGTCCTACGACCCGGATCGCGTCGAGGCCGAGATCGACGGCATCGTCGCACCGCTGCGGGACTCCGGTGCCGAGGTCGTGACCTACTGCCTGATGAACATCACCAAGGCCATCCCGGAGCTCGCGGGGCTCGAGGCACAGTTCGCGACGCTGAACGCCGCCGTCCGCTCCGTCGCCGATCGGCGCGGCGCGCTGCTCGTGGACATGTGGCCGCACCCGACCTGCCGCGACCGCGACATGTTCAGCTCGGACATGCTGCACTCGTCGATGCGGGGACACGCGGTGCTCGGCGCCGAGACGATCAAACGACTCGCCCGCCGACTGGCGGCGTGA
- a CDS encoding AraC family transcriptional regulator yields the protein MTAPPSRSTTPRSSVGRPARPEPHPAPGSRASAIGIGSAHMMVRIAQQSGLTAQRVLAGSGLSTDTLLDPDVFIDRAQEVAVARNLAANLTSSEDDEGMLGLRVAQQYRVTTYGVFGWGLMCAPTLREQIRFGGRFLDLSYALCDITAVWDEPDGRVRMRVDDSTVPDDIRPFFRNRSLGGIVTLLRDTIPWPGWLHSVNVTQDRPRGATHHERILQAPVHFSQQYDEVVVNSDRLDVRTPTANDLALALAQRQCEHLVAARRSTATVRERVQQRVLRSFPRVASISEVASAMHTSDRALRRWLTEEATSFSAILDATRRTLAADMLSSGIPPSKAAVQLGYANPASFNHAFQRWYGRCPREYMMLHSPLARRRYPHAARDFAAVGVPTTPSSDSHPTR from the coding sequence GTGACCGCACCACCGTCGAGGTCGACGACGCCGAGGTCGTCGGTCGGCCGCCCGGCACGGCCGGAGCCTCACCCGGCCCCGGGCTCGCGCGCGTCGGCCATCGGCATCGGCAGCGCCCACATGATGGTGCGCATCGCACAGCAGAGCGGGTTGACGGCCCAGCGCGTCCTCGCCGGTTCCGGGTTGTCGACCGACACGCTGCTCGATCCCGACGTCTTCATCGACCGCGCGCAGGAGGTCGCGGTCGCCCGCAACCTCGCCGCGAACCTCACCTCGTCCGAGGACGACGAGGGCATGCTCGGCCTGCGGGTCGCCCAGCAGTACCGCGTCACCACCTACGGCGTGTTCGGGTGGGGGCTGATGTGCGCGCCGACGCTGCGCGAACAGATCCGTTTCGGGGGTCGCTTCCTCGACCTGTCCTACGCACTGTGCGACATCACCGCCGTGTGGGACGAGCCGGACGGGCGGGTCCGCATGCGCGTCGACGACTCGACCGTTCCCGACGACATCCGCCCGTTCTTCCGCAATCGCTCGCTGGGCGGCATCGTGACGCTGCTGCGCGACACCATCCCGTGGCCGGGGTGGCTGCACTCGGTCAACGTCACGCAGGACCGGCCCCGGGGGGCCACCCACCACGAACGGATCCTGCAGGCACCGGTCCACTTCTCGCAGCAGTACGACGAGGTCGTGGTGAACAGCGACCGGCTCGACGTCCGCACGCCCACGGCGAACGACCTCGCGCTCGCACTCGCCCAACGCCAGTGCGAGCACCTCGTGGCCGCACGCCGCAGCACCGCGACGGTGCGCGAGCGGGTGCAGCAGCGCGTGCTGCGCTCGTTCCCGCGGGTGGCGTCGATCTCGGAGGTCGCGTCCGCGATGCACACCAGCGACCGGGCCCTGCGCCGGTGGCTGACCGAGGAGGCGACGTCGTTCAGCGCGATCCTCGACGCCACCCGCCGCACCCTCGCCGCCGACATGCTCAGCAGCGGCATCCCACCGTCGAAGGCAGCCGTGCAGCTCGGCTACGCCAACCCGGCGTCGTTCAACCACGCGTTCCAGCGTTGGTACGGCCGCTGCCCGCGCGAGTACATGATGCTGCACTCCCCGCTCGCCCGCCGTCGTTACCCGCACGCCGCGCGGGACTTCGCCGCCGTCGGTGTCCCCACGACGCCGTCGTCCGACTCCCACCCGACCCGATGA
- a CDS encoding MarR family winged helix-turn-helix transcriptional regulator, translating into MPKRADTAAGIDVGVPVDEDAVPMPEADLEFSTCLTFLVRQAWLNLRNAVARELAQYDLSISEYAALLTLANRSGISAADLGQVISMTRQSAQELCNGLEARELVSRRVNPRDRRLYETELTDAGWQLLRAATAAVRATEQSFEAPLTRSQRNGARAWLDVIGDAANCTLRGGQ; encoded by the coding sequence GTGCCCAAGCGCGCCGACACCGCCGCCGGCATCGACGTGGGCGTCCCCGTCGACGAGGACGCGGTGCCGATGCCCGAGGCCGACCTCGAGTTCTCCACCTGCCTGACCTTCCTGGTGCGGCAGGCGTGGTTGAACCTGCGCAACGCGGTGGCCCGCGAGCTCGCGCAGTACGACCTGTCGATCTCGGAGTACGCCGCGCTGCTGACCCTCGCCAACCGCTCCGGGATCTCGGCCGCCGACCTCGGCCAGGTCATCTCCATGACGCGGCAGTCGGCGCAGGAACTGTGCAACGGTCTCGAGGCCCGCGAGCTGGTCTCGCGGCGGGTCAACCCGCGCGATCGCCGCCTGTACGAGACCGAGCTGACCGACGCGGGGTGGCAGCTGCTGCGGGCCGCCACCGCTGCCGTCCGCGCCACGGAGCAGAGCTTCGAGGCCCCGCTGACCCGCTCGCAGCGCAACGGCGCCCGGGCCTGGCTCGACGTCATCGGCGACGCGGCCAACTGCACCCTTCGCGGCGGACAGTGA
- a CDS encoding MFS transporter, with protein MTATTDPTTSPERSAAPARVLGLCCGATFIAFLDLSVVNIAFPAILDDFPGTAIDTLTWIVSGYTVLFAALLTPAGRIADVLGRREAFLVSLVGFTVASLGCGAAPSVGWLIAARLVQGAMAAGMIPAALGLILATTPRERIPRAVAAWSAAAGFSAVIGPAVGGALLEVFGWRAVFFVNGPFGVLLFVAGIATLPARTGRGTRRLPDPLGTVALAVGVAALVTGLTEGDRWGWGDPRTVGLLVLGVVLVVATWFRSRGHAAPAVDVTVWRDRRYPFANAGLGVLSVAMFAWMLGGPLFTTSIWGWSTMQTAGALSIGAVASMIASLLAGRIAAPRSQVAVAVLGCLGFAGSNAIWASSLFGPDSDFWGGWVPAALLGGGGLGLALTCLSAVAAATVPPQKFAVGIGMTLTTRQLGGAIGAAGLAAIISSSAVPGSVASFHRVYASAAIVSVVAAAVVVGLALAVRRTAAAATPAAGSPSPAPSPAVSPAAGRSVGVSE; from the coding sequence ATGACCGCAACGACAGACCCGACCACGTCGCCGGAACGCTCCGCCGCGCCCGCCCGGGTGCTCGGGCTGTGTTGCGGCGCCACCTTCATCGCGTTCCTCGACCTGTCGGTCGTCAACATCGCGTTCCCGGCCATCCTCGACGACTTCCCGGGAACTGCCATCGACACGCTCACGTGGATCGTCAGCGGGTACACCGTGCTGTTCGCCGCCCTGCTCACCCCGGCGGGTCGCATCGCCGACGTGCTCGGCCGGCGCGAGGCGTTCCTCGTCTCGCTCGTCGGCTTCACCGTGGCGTCGCTCGGGTGCGGTGCCGCGCCGTCGGTAGGGTGGTTGATCGCGGCCCGCCTGGTGCAGGGCGCGATGGCCGCCGGCATGATCCCCGCGGCGCTGGGGCTGATCCTCGCCACGACGCCGCGGGAACGCATTCCGCGGGCGGTCGCCGCCTGGTCGGCCGCCGCGGGCTTCTCGGCGGTGATCGGCCCCGCGGTCGGCGGCGCGCTGCTCGAGGTGTTCGGCTGGCGGGCGGTGTTCTTCGTCAACGGCCCGTTCGGGGTGCTGCTGTTCGTCGCGGGCATCGCGACGCTGCCCGCCCGCACGGGCCGGGGCACACGACGACTGCCCGACCCCCTCGGCACCGTCGCCCTCGCCGTCGGCGTGGCGGCGCTCGTCACCGGGCTCACCGAGGGCGACCGGTGGGGCTGGGGCGATCCCCGCACCGTGGGGCTGCTGGTGCTCGGGGTCGTCCTCGTCGTGGCGACCTGGTTCCGGTCGCGCGGTCACGCCGCCCCGGCCGTGGACGTGACGGTCTGGCGGGACCGGCGCTACCCGTTCGCCAACGCGGGCCTGGGCGTGCTGAGCGTCGCGATGTTCGCCTGGATGCTGGGCGGCCCGCTGTTCACGACGTCGATCTGGGGTTGGAGCACGATGCAGACGGCAGGGGCGCTGAGCATCGGTGCCGTCGCCTCGATGATCGCCTCGCTGCTCGCCGGACGGATCGCCGCGCCGCGATCGCAGGTGGCCGTGGCCGTGCTCGGCTGCCTCGGCTTCGCCGGCAGCAACGCGATCTGGGCGTCGAGCCTGTTCGGGCCGGATTCCGACTTCTGGGGCGGCTGGGTGCCTGCCGCCCTGCTGGGCGGCGGCGGTCTCGGCCTGGCGCTCACCTGCCTGTCGGCGGTGGCCGCGGCCACGGTCCCGCCGCAGAAGTTCGCGGTCGGCATCGGGATGACGCTGACCACCCGCCAGCTCGGCGGGGCGATCGGCGCGGCCGGGCTGGCCGCGATCATCTCCTCCAGCGCGGTGCCCGGCAGCGTCGCCTCGTTCCACCGGGTGTACGCGAGCGCGGCGATCGTCAGCGTGGTGGCGGCCGCCGTCGTCGTCGGGCTGGCCCTCGCGGTGCGACGAACGGCTGCGGCGGCGACGCCCGCGGCCGGATCGCCGTCACCGGCGCCGTCCCCGGCGGTGTCCCCGGCGGCGGGCCGGTCGGTCGGCGTGAGCGAATGA
- a CDS encoding cytochrome P450 has protein sequence MSCGREPAQLPLRRSVPTEVPADYAALRRAGPVCPVLTPVGDPGWLALGHAAAKQVMTDRRLSRAAACAPQAPRMLAQPPNPDVILYMDAPRHSRVRRVASAALDALPLPQLRELVEGIADDLLAAMARSGGPVDLNAAFARPLPLRVICAVLGVSDADMPALTRWTEAILSLGGEPQERMAAMLAIRDHFGVLVDERLAQPADDAVSRMLAASALDAAGPLDRDELVSLTMTLLIAGHESSVTVLANAVLLLLADPEQLADLRADPALMPQAVEELLRLAMPGTSPFLRVATEDLDIAGCPVRAGEAVTVNYESAHRDPTVFRDADRLDLRRRSPAGSSLYFGFGPHFCLGAQIARTQLEVGLAALLARFPALRLAVPPAELAWRDDAALGGFAAVPVTW, from the coding sequence ATGAGTTGCGGTCGGGAGCCCGCGCAGCTGCCGCTGCGGCGGTCGGTGCCCACCGAGGTGCCGGCCGACTACGCGGCGCTGCGTCGGGCGGGGCCGGTCTGCCCGGTGCTGACCCCCGTCGGTGACCCCGGCTGGCTCGCGCTGGGGCACGCCGCGGCCAAGCAGGTGATGACCGATCGTCGGCTGAGCCGGGCGGCGGCGTGCGCGCCACAGGCTCCCCGCATGCTGGCGCAGCCCCCGAATCCGGACGTCATCCTCTACATGGACGCGCCGCGCCACTCGCGGGTCCGGCGGGTGGCCTCGGCCGCACTCGACGCGTTGCCGTTGCCACAGCTGCGCGAGCTCGTCGAGGGCATCGCCGACGACCTGCTCGCGGCCATGGCACGCTCCGGCGGCCCGGTCGATCTCAACGCTGCCTTCGCCCGGCCGTTGCCGCTGCGGGTGATCTGCGCCGTGCTCGGGGTGAGCGATGCCGACATGCCGGCCTTGACGCGGTGGACGGAGGCCATCTTGTCGCTGGGCGGCGAACCGCAGGAGCGGATGGCCGCGATGCTCGCGATCAGGGACCACTTCGGGGTGCTCGTCGACGAGCGCCTCGCCCAGCCGGCCGACGACGCCGTCAGCCGCATGCTGGCCGCGTCGGCGCTCGACGCGGCCGGCCCGCTCGACCGCGACGAGCTGGTCTCGCTGACCATGACGCTGCTCATCGCCGGGCACGAGTCGAGCGTCACCGTCCTGGCCAACGCGGTGCTGCTGCTGCTCGCCGACCCCGAGCAGCTCGCCGACCTGCGTGCGGACCCGGCGCTCATGCCGCAGGCGGTCGAGGAGCTGCTGCGTCTGGCCATGCCCGGCACGTCGCCCTTCCTGCGCGTGGCCACCGAGGATCTCGACATCGCCGGATGCCCGGTGCGTGCCGGTGAGGCGGTGACGGTCAACTACGAGAGCGCGCACCGCGACCCGACCGTCTTCCGCGACGCCGACCGCCTCGACCTGCGGCGCAGGTCGCCGGCGGGCAGCAGCCTCTACTTCGGCTTCGGCCCGCACTTCTGCCTCGGTGCGCAGATCGCGCGAACGCAGCTCGAGGTCGGGCTGGCGGCGTTGCTGGCGCGCTTCCCCGCCCTGCGGCTCGCCGTGCCGCCCGCGGAGCTGGCCTGGCGCGACGACGCCGCGCTGGGCGGGTTCGCCGCGGTGCCCGTCACCTGGTGA